GCGCTGGCCCGCTGGCAGTCCGGTTCCGGTTCCGATGCCGTGACGGTCGTGACCCAGAACGTCGACGATCTGCACGAGCGGGCGGGCACCGTGGTCGCCGCACACGTGCACGGGAGCTTGTTCGCGCCGCGTTGTTCGCTGTGCGAGCAGCCCTTCGACGGAGTGCCCGAGTTACCGGAGGAACCCGTCTCGTCCCTGCGTCCGCCGCGGTGCGACGCGTGCGGGGGAGCGGTGCGTCCCGGTGTCGTGTGGTTCGGCGAAGGGCTCCCTCCCGAGGCCTGGGAGGTGGCAGAGCACGCGGCGAGCACCGCCGACGTGGTCCTCGTGGTGGGTACCTCGGGTGTGGTGTATCCGTTCGCCGCCCTGCCGGAGATGGCTCGTGACGCCGGAGCCGTGGTGGTGGAGATCAATCCCGAGCAGACATCTCTCAGCGCTGTCGCGCACCACTCGTGGCGTACCACCGCTTCCGCGGGGCTCTCGGCGCTGGTGCAGACTCTCGCGGTTGGGGCGGACGAGTAGAGGTTCTCCCCGCTCCATCACACCTGATCACGAGGCCTTCCTGCTGCTACCCTGACGTGGCAGGTCGGATCACCTCCGTCGTCGACAACGGCGCAGCCGTCGAGCGGTATGCGTACGACGCGCTGAGCAACGTGGTGACGCAGGAAGCGGCCACAGTGATGGTGGACGACGACGGTACGCGCGAGTACTGCGGCAGCCTGTTGATCCGCGACGGCCGGACGCGTTTCCATTACGACGAGGCCGGTCGACTGGTGCGCAAGGTCACCACTCGGCTGTCCCGTAAGCCGGATGTGTGGCACTACCGGTACGACGCGTTCGATCAGCTGGTCGAGGTGACGACGCCGGACGGGGCGCGGTGGCGCTACACGTACGACGCGCTGGGCCGCCGCACGGGCAAGGCACGGCTCGCCGAGGACGGGGGAGTGTCGGAGCGGACTTCGTTCACCTGGGATGCGACGACTCTCGTCGAGCAGAACACGACCGAGGCGACGACGCGCTGGGTGTATCAGCCGGGGACCCACACTCCGCTGACGCAGACGCGGGTGCCTCTCGACCCGAACGATCAGGCTGCGGTCGACGCCGAGTTCCATGCGATCGTCACCGATCTGGTGGGCACACCGACCGAGTTGGTCGATCCGGTGACGGCGGAGGTCGAGGGCCGCTCGACCACCAGCCTGTGGGGTGTCACGGCCTGGGCGGGTGCGGCGGCGACGCCCATCCGCTTCCCGGGCCAGTACTTCGACGACGAGACCGGCCTGCACTACAACCTGCATCGCTACTACAACCCCGATACGGCGCGGTACACCACGCCCGATCCGCTGGGACTGGCTCCCTCGCCGAACCCGAACAGCTACCCGCACAACCCGACGGCCTGGACGGATCCGTTGGGGTTGATGCCGGACGGTTGTGAGCCGAAGTCCAACTCCGAAGTCCGACAGTGGTATAACGATCAGGTGTCATCGATTCCCGAGTTGAATCGAGAGTGGACTCAATCTGGAATTCCTCTGGAGCAACGTGCACAGATGGCTGCGGAGATACGACACGACGCAAGGATTCGGGCGCGTGAGATGATGGCAGATCCGTTCGAAGTTGAGCAACTGAGGGCACGTGATCGGCAAGTCTATGGAAATCCAGACGGCCCGACATTCGACCAACTTGTCGAGAAGTCTCGCAGTAAGGGAATGGCGGGTGACGAAATATACAATTACATTATTGGAAGCTCAAATCGGACGAATGCAGAAGTAAATCGACGTCTACTGGAAGGTGGCTGAATTGACTCACCCAATCTTGCTCAGATCCATTACGTGGGAGTCGACGGGCGATGCCGTGCACCCCTACCGCTGCCAGTTGGACGGAAGCCTATTAGCCATCCAGATAGGGGATTTTCCCGAAGAATCGATGTATACGCTGAGTATTGACGGCGAGCCTGCTGTTGAATTCGATGACTGGCCGAGGACGTGGCGGCGATAACATCCTCAGAGGGAAGTCGCATGGCTTTCTTGATTGACGATTGGCTTCGGGACAAGAAATCGCTATTGGAGTCGTCACGATCCGCGACAGTAGCAGCACAATACGAACCGAGTTCGATCGGCGTGCGATCGTTATTTATCTCGATGTGAGTGATCGGATCGGGTCTCTCGTGTTGTGGGATAATGGCCCAGCGGAAGTACAGGTCGGTTCAGTCGCGGACGGTTCCGTTGTGGTGAATCGAACAGCACATTGGCACTCTGAACAGGAAGCTCTCGACGTAGCGGACGAGTTCTTGGCGTCTGTAATCGAGTTCCGTGGAAGCTCGGACAGATGAGGAGACTCGGTAGCTGCACGTCAGTCGATACCTCGAGGGATCCCAACGCTCGTGTCAGGAACTAGCGTCCATAAGTAGAATACGGAGACCCACGATGTATGGGGATCAAATGCTCCCTTCAGATTTCTCTGTGCCACGAGAGTTCCTTGCGCTTCAGGATGCGCAAGTCGAGGCGCTCGGTCCGTGGCTTTTTCCTGGAGAAGATATTCTGACTTGGAGGCTTCGGGGTCTGAGAGAGAGATTTCCAGAAGCGGTTCTTCTCCCGTTTGCGCAGCGGCTCGACAACGATGATATCGCCTGTTGGACACCCCCTTTTCCGTCCGTGTGCGTCCTTCATGACTTCTCCACCTGGGGCTGGGAGAGAAGGAAAGAGTATGCGGATGTCAGAGAATGGCTGCACTGGGCAGTCGACGACATTCTGGATGCGCAAATATGACACCCTCGAAAACGATCCGGATCAGCAAGGAAGCGTCCCGCCTGCTCAGGCACTGTGCTCACGAGCTTTCGGGCGGACTCGATGCGGAAGGCTGGGCTGATCTGGACGACGTGGTGGCAACTATTGTCCAGAATTTGAATCTTCCTGCTGAAGACAAACACGACGTGCGCCTTGTTCTCGAAAGTGAGGGCAACCAACGTCACGAGACGTCGGGCGATCGTATACGAGCCATATACGGGCATTCGGGCAGCCTTGGTGTCCACTATGTGGCCAGAAAGCCGCCGACTGATCTCTTCCATGCCAGCCCCGACGTGAACCTGTCGGCGATCCTGGACGAAGGGTTGATGCCGCGATCACGCCAGTACGTGCACATGTCGACAAACGTGGATATGGCGAAGCGTCGGGCGCAGCACCACCGTTCGAGTCTGGCCGTTCTCGTAGTCGACGCCGAGGCTGCGGTGCGAGAATCAGGTATCGAATTCTTCTCACCGGACGGCGAGATCTGGCTTGCGAAGCATGTTCCGGCGAAGCATATTCGAATCGTAAGCAGTAGTGGATGACGAGATACGGGGCCAGCTCAGTGGTGCGGGTCTCGAGTTGCTGGGTTCGCAGTATGTCGCGGGCACACTGACGCCGGAACAAGCATGGAGGATGGTGATCAGCGGCAACGCCGGCCTGTGGGTGACGGTGAGCGACGATGCCGACCGCCGTCTGGATACGGTTAACGAAAACTGGCACAAGCTGTCTGAAGATCTGGGCTTGATCGGCTCGGACGGTGAGTTCCTGTTGAGCCTTCCAGGGCCGGGCGCCTGGGAGAAGCCGTGGTATCGGGTTCGGAAGGCGAGCGAGTTGAGGATGGCGCAGGTGTTGGCACCGTATCCTGGTGAGCCCGAGTACGTCACGGCCTCATTGAGGGGATTTCCGGTGGTCGGAGTGACTTCCGAGGAGAACGCGACATGGATTCTTGTCTTCGAGGGCTGAGTCGTGAATACGTGCTCGATCAGAGGGATGGCAGTCGGCACTCGAGATTCACAGGAAGTGGAACAGTATGGCCGAAATTAGACTCGACCTCGTGAACAGCCGAGAGTCTTTTGTCGAACTGGTGAGGAACATTTCCGCAGATGTGGCTAGAGATAGCGGCGCTTTCGAAAATGTGAGCACCGCAGACTACCTGGAAGCGTTGGCCGCGTGGGTTGAGGATATGGATGGGCGCTCTCACCGGTTCAACGAACCGGCCCCCGGGCCTGATTGGAGATTCTTTGCAATGTCACTTGTCGCGGCGCTCGATTATGAATAGTGGAAATCTTCATCTGTCGTTTTATCTGGAGGATTCACTGTGAGTTGGGTTGATGCACTGGCCGATTCCCAGCCCATAGTCCGAGTATACGGTGATGGTATCCCTTCGCTAGTGGGGATAAGTATTCACGAAGTAAGGTTCGACAGGAACGCGTCGACCATCTATTTGCGCTTCGACCTCTCCTCGTTCCCGGAACGGCCTCCAGTGAAATGGACTGCAGCCGGATCGAACACGGTGCAACTGGAACTGAGATTCTCGGGAGTGAGGTCGGTCAAGCTGGAGGGATGGAGCAGTGAGATGTTCGCCGATCTCAGAATCGAGAGGAAGGGCCCATCGACGGTCGTCGCGTGGGTGGAGCCGGCACCGCACATGGAGATCGTCGCCGAGTCGGTGTTCGTCGCACGTATCCAGGCGTACATCGACTCCACACGGCAGCGGGAGTGACACCGGAACGGCGGTGGTCGACGGACGCTCGGACCCGATCCGGTGCGGCTTGACATGGAAGTATGGACGAGACAGCCGTTCCGGCCCTTCTCGAAGCCGAAGGTGAATGGTATGTACTCGATGGGCACGTGTGAGAGCTGTGGCCAAGGAGACGTCGAGGCTGTCGTTCTCGAAAGCCAGCGAGTAGTGCTGATATGCGACGAATGCTCCATTGTCTGGTGTGATCCCGCGGATCTCGGTACCGATCGCGTGTCGGTACCCCGTCCTCCGGACTGGCTGGTATGCGGAGGTGACCGGGCGAAACCGGGGACTGTTCGCTCGGCGACGGGTGCCGACTTGGCACGAGCTGGTTGGAGTAGTGGTGAGCTCTCGCGAGTTCCTGCGCCGCAACCGGTCGTTGTGCGTAGTAAGTACCCGATACCTGATTACCACGCAGTGCTCCAACACGCTGTCGACTGGTCGCGTTCGCGCGGCGCCGCCGAACGGTACGGAGACGCAGTTCTCGCCACGCTGAATATACGCTTGGCAGCGGCTTATGACGGCGAGCCGATTGGCAGGGAGCTCTATCAATCGGCAGGGGAGGGCTGGGTCGATTTCAGTGCGTTTCGGCCTCGACGAGATTCTCGTGACCGTCACTCCGGGGCGTTGAATGCTGATGGTCAAGCACTTCGCGACGCCTTGACATTCGGAATCGAGCAGATCGGAACTCGGCCACGTCCCTGGTGTGAGATCCCTCCAATTGTTCGGAATCCTTCCGCAGGTGACTATGAGACGAAGGCGAGCGGCACGTGAGAGTGAAGCTGAAGCCCGAAACCGAGAGGATCTCGCAGCGCCTCGGCAGAATTCCGCTCTCCGACGGCGACGTGGCCGACGTGATAGAAATACTTATCGGCGTTAGCGGACGATCGGAGTATCGGATCGTAGACCCGGACGGCGGGAGCTTCCTCGCCTCGGTTGCAGATTTCATAATCGTGTCAGCTGTCACGCCCAGCGGCTGGGCGATACTCCCTCAACTGTCCGGGGGACTCCAAGTCACGTTCCCAGAATTCGCGGAAGTCGGATTCTGGGAGAGGTACTTCGACGGCGACCCTGCTGCCGTTCAGATACACGACGACGTGTTGGCCCATGCCCTTTCAGAGGATTGAGTTCTGGCGTGTCCCCTGTGAGTAGGTCCGGGTTGTTCTAGAGTCCTAATTGCCCTGGTGAGGGCGAAGAAGGGACGATAGAGATCATGGCGGGACGCAAACGTCACTCGGCAGAGGACATCGTGCGCAAGCTGCGCCGAGCCGACGAGTTGGCAGCGGAAGGCAAGAACGGCGAGGAGATCGCCGCCGCGCTCGAGGTGTCGGCGGCAACGCTGTACAACTGGCGTCGCCAGTACTCCGGTATGGACGCCGATGCCGCGAAAGAACTCAAGGAACTGCGGGAGCAGAACAGCCGGCTCAAGCGGTTGCTCGCCGATGCCGAGTTGGAGAAGGACGCGCTGCGGGAGATCGCCAAGGGAAAATTCTGAGCCCGACCGCCAAACGCGCCGCGATCACCATGCTCACCGGCACCCTGCAGATGTCGGAGCGGTTCGCGTGCAAGGTTGTTGGGCTCTCCCGATCGGTTTACCGACGGCTGCCGTTGGCGCAGACACCGGACGACCCGGATGCCGATCTGCGCGCAGAGTTGCGCAGGTATTCCTGCAAGCATCCACGGCACGGGTTCCGTCGGGCGTGGGCGTGGCTGCGCTACGACCAGGGCGTCGCGGTGAACAAGAAGAAGGTGCACCGCCTGTGGAAGGAGGAGGGACTACAGGTGCGGCGTGCTCCACGCCGCAAGCGTGCCGGCCGGTCCTCCGTTCCGGTCGTCGACGCGGATGCTCCGAATGTTGTGTGGGCATTGGACTTCCAGTTCGATTCGACCGTCGACGGCAAGGCGGTGAAGATCGCGTCGATGGTCGACGAACACACCCGGATGTCGTTGTTGAACATTGTGGACCGCTCGATCACTGCAGATCGATTGATCGAGGGCTTGGAGAAGGTGTTCGCGATGTGGGGTGGGCCCCCGCTCGTGCTTCGCATGGACAATGGGCCTGAGTTCATCTCAGAAGCCCTGCGAGCCTTCTGTGCTGGGTCGGTGGGGGTGTCCTACATTCCGCCGGGCACGCCATGGAACAACGGGTTCATCGAGTCCTTCAACAACCGGCTGCGCGACGAGTGCCTCAATCGCAACTATTGGCCCACCTTGCTCGAGGCCCGCGTGGTGATCGAGGATTTCAAGGACGACCACAATCACCGACACCGGCATTCGGCACTGGGTTACAAGACCCCCGCCGAGTACGCTGCCGGATGCACCCACCAGCACCAGCCCGTGGCGTGCGAGATCGACTGATCGACTGCACGTAGGAACCGGCTCTAGAACCGACCGGACCGACTATCGGGGACCTGCCAGTTCCGGTTGATAATGACAACACTCGTGGAGATCCTGGAATCTGAAATTCTGCTGACTGGATGCGACGTCGATTTCTACAATCCTCTCCTGAGTGAGGGTGGGTTTGCAGAGTGCTCGATCGTAGGTCTGAGGTTCGACGTCGTACGTAATCGGGTCGGCGCAATTGTTGATCTCAAGAATTCGCTACAACTGGATCCCAACTCCAATACGGGTGTTATTGTATTCGATAATGTAGAGAATTTGAGCTGGAATGGTGCTCGAACGGATCTACCCTTCATTGCGCGTGTCGTTGTCGGGTCGACCCCTTCTGTTTCGGAAGGTCGATACGAGTTGATCATGTCGTGTAGTGGTGCTGCCCGATTGATACTTCAAGGGTCTGGTGCGGTGTTCTTTCGTGGGACTGCCCCGGGTATGGACGCGGCGCCGCCTGACTTCGGCTCCGCGTCAGTTACGGAAGTTGTCGAGGGGGTTCAGTCCTGGGACACAAGTATCGAGATCCAGGGAGCCTCGACTACGTGAGATACGGACGCGAAGGCGCCACTTCTCCAGGCGGCATTTATGACAACGACGGGGAGTGAGGGTTCCTCGGAGACTGGTGAATGAAGAAGGAGCGTGTAGACAACCGATGTATGGAGATGAGTCAATTCCGGCAGATTTTATCGTGCCGAGGGAGTACCTTGCCCTGCAATCTGCTCGAGTGGACGAGATCGGCCCTTGGTTCTTCCCTGGAGAGCAAAGTCTGGAGATGCGGATTCGTGGCCTGCGGGAGAGATATCCCGAAGCGGTTCTTCTGCCATTCGCGAAACGCATGGACAACGACGATATCGCATGCTGGACCCCGCCGTTTCCCACTGTGTGCGTCCTCCACGATTTTTCGACATGGGGCTGGGAGCGGAGGCGTGAATTCCCAGATATCAGATCATGGCTGCATTGGGCGGTCGATGACATTCTGGATGCCACAATATGGCGGCGTCGTACTTGAGGCATCGTGAGTGATCGGGTGTTGTATCTGAGGCTTTGGGCCGATTACGGATGTCCGCGTATCAACGAGGCAGGGCATGGTCCGATTTCGCTCGCTGCCAGGATGGCCGACAAACTGGCTGACGGCTCAAAGGCGGAGTACTACAGCGAGAGCCTGCTCCGCCGCATCGAGAATCCGTAGCGAGTAGGTGGCTCCGCTCGACGCGTCACCGCCAGCCCAGCCCCGGCGCAACGTCCTTGACCACACTCTCGAGCACGTGCGCGTTGTACTCGACACCGAGTTGGTTCGGGATCGTCAACAGGAGGGTGTCTGCCTCGGCGATGGCCTCGTCACCTGCGAGCTGTGCGATCAGCTCGTCGGGTTCGCCGGCAAAACTGCGGCCGAAGACGGCGACCCCACCGTCGATATGGCCGATCTGATCGGCGCTGTCGACGTCGCGTCCGAAGTAGGCGCGATCGAGATCCGTGGTCAGCGGAAAGATGCTGCGGCTTACGGATACCCGTGGCTCCCGCGCGTGTCCCGCATCCGACCACGCCTTGCGGAACGCTCGGATCTGCTCCGCCTGGGCAACGTGGAACGGCACGCCGCTGTCTTCCGTGAGAAGGGTCGAGCTCATCAGGTTCATGCCCTGCTCGGCAGCCCACACCGCGGTCGCTCGTGAACCCGCGCCCCACCAGATGCGTTCACGCAGGCCGGGTGAGTGCGGCTCGATGCGGAGGGGGCCGTCGGGGTTGGGAAACATGGGGTCCGGATTGGGCTGCGCGAACTTGCGCCCCGACACGGCGGCCAGCATGACAGCGGTGTGCTGTCGGGCCATGTCCGCGTCTGTCTGACCGTCCTCGGGCACGTACCCGAAGTACTTGTATCCCTCGATCACCTGCTCCGGCGATCCCCGGCTCACCCCGAGTTGCAGACGCCCACCGGTTATCAGATCGGCAGCCCCCGCGTCCTCGGCGAAGTAGAGCGGATTCTCGTACCGCATGTCGATGACGCCGGTCCCGATCTCGATCCGCGATGTCCGCGCTCCGATCGCCGCGAGCAGCGGGAACGGAGAACCCTGCTGGCGGGCGAAGTGGTGCACGCGGAAGTAGGCACCGTCGACACCGACCTCCTCGGCCGCAACCGACAGGTCGATCGCCTGCAACAGCGAGTCCGATGCGCTACGCGTCGCCGACCCCGGCGCGTCGCTCCAGTGGCCGAATGACAAGAACCCGATCTTCTTCATAGGTGGTTCAACAATCAACTAGTTCGATTGTTCCCGCGGGAGCGATCTGCCGGGAGAACGCTCCGTGGGCCCGTCACGTCTGCACCGAGTGCTTCCACTCTCGTACGCAGTTCCCGGTCGGCGGTGACCACGACACATCGGCGACCTTCCAGCTCGGCCACGAGTTCGACTATTCGATCGTCGCCTGAACCGGAGGCGCTGACCACCTGAACAGTAGGAGTGGAATCGACACCGCGGGCGGCGCCCTCCACGACGAGTACGACGGTCACGGGCGGCGCCAAGTCTGCGATACCGGTGTGGACGAGGTCGGCCAGCGCATCGCGTAGGCGCTCGTTGGCGGCACGCCGGTCGCGCCACCAGCCGTCCGGTCGGGAGCCGACGACGTTGGCCGCATCGACCACCACCACGGAGCAGGTCCGATCAGCAGTCACGACAGCCACAGTAGCGGCGAATCGCGGAGTCGGCTGCTGTTGGATGAAGACGTGAACCTGGTGCCGGTGATGGCCCGTACCCCGTTTCAGTCGATGCCGAGATCGTCACGGTGAGTGTCGAAGCTCCTGAAGTCGGCGTAGTTTCATTGGGATACGAAGTCTGGTGTCGGTTCCGAGAGCTGAAGCGAGATCGCGAGTCGCCGAAGGAGATCCGGGTGAAAGTTGAGCTCGGCGGCGTCGCGCGACGTGGCCATCTCGTCCGGGTACGTCGGGATGGAGTCGCGTTCGACGCGGTGTGGGACGGCGAAGACATCGATGCCGCAGGCGGTCAGGTGGACGTCGAACTCGATATCCCCGAAGTAGTGACAGGTCATCGTGTGGCCGATTCGAACCTGCCGACCGGAGTAGCGGTCCGAGGCGGGAAGCTTGTGGTGACCGGTGTCGTGCTGGCCGAGCCGGATATGGGAGTGGTGGTGCTCGACCTCCGGCCGGGTGTGGTGCTCGTGGAGTGGGACTCAGGCCCAGTCGACTACGGGAGCCGAGTCCAGATCAGTGTGGCGGCACTTCACCTTTATCCGACAGGTGTGTGATGGCTGATCGAATGGAGATCGACTTCGAGAGGGCCGGCCGGGTGGCGGCGGCGATCAGGTGAGCTGTCCGCGTTCCGGCACCCGCATCTAGACTCGCCCGCATCTAGACTCGACTGTCGTGCGTATCGCGACGTTCAACATCAACGGGATCCGTGCGGCGCAGCGCCGCGGCTTCGAGGACTGGCTGCGAGCCCGCTCGCCCGATGTCGTCGCCCTGCAGGAGGTGCGCGCTCCGGCGTCGGCGATCCCGGACGGGGTCTTCGGCGAGCACCATCTCACCTACGAGGAAGGCACGGTTCCCGGCCGGAACGGCGTCGCCGTCCTCACCCGCAAGGAGCCCGAGGCGGTGCGGTCGTGGAGTGGAACGGCTCTACTGCGCCATCCCGGCGACGATCATGTCGAGGCGATCGACCTCGAGGCCGCTCCGCTCGCTCGGGGGCTGAAGGAGTTCGCGGATCAGGGACGCTACGTCGAGGTCGATCTCGCGGACGCGCCGATCACCGTCGCTTCCCTCTACCTCCCCAAGGGCGGTTTGCCCGAGCACCTGCAGAAGCCAGGACGCATGCGGGAGGCCCCGGACGGGGGAGCACGATACCAACGCAAGATTCGCTTCCTCGATGCGTTCGCCCGTCAACTCGCCCGCTCGCGGCGCACCGCCCGCGCGGCGGGCCGGGAGTTCCTGCTGATGGGCGACCTCAACATCGCCCACACCCGCCACGACGTGCGCAACTGGCGCCGCAGCAACCAGGCCGAAGGATTCCTCCCCGAGGAACGCGAATGGTTCTCCTCGATCGTGTCCCCGCGCACCTTGGTGGACGTGGTGCGCCGCCATCACTCGGACGTCGACGGCCCGTACTCGTGGTGGTCGTGGATGGGGCAGTCCTTCGCCAACGACGTGGGGTGGCGCATCGACTACCACCTCGCCACTCCCGCTCTCGCCCGCGCGTCGATCTCCGCGGGCACCGATCGAGATCCGGCGCCGGACCGCCGGATCAGTGACCACGCACCGGTCGTCGTCGACTACGACCTCGACGGCCTGCCGTAGAGTCGCTGCCCACTCATGTGCACCGATTGTTCCAGCCGTGCTCTCGAACCTTCGAGGGCGAAGGCCGAACAAAGTACGAGCATCCGGGCTCTCGGACCGTTCCAGACTCAGGACATCCGCTCGAGGTTTCCCAGAACGTACGGCCACGGGATGCGCTCCTGCTCGAGTCGCAGGTTCTCCGCGCGCACCATTTCCCATGCCGAGAACTCGTCCGGCGTGAGGTCGGTGAGTTCCACTCCGGTGGGCTTCGGCTCCGGCACTGCCAGATCTTTCCATCGGTTCAGGGTGTCCGGGTTCATCATCAGGCTGCGGACGTCGCGAATGTGGTGCCGGAACCGGTGGAGGATGGCGAATCCGTGAGTATCCAGATCTCCCCGATACCAGACCTCGGCCCGGGGGAGCCACGGTAGGGAGATCAACTCGGTCACCGAGTAGCCGTTGCCGTGGATGGCCATCGTGGCGGTGCGGTCAGGAAGTGCATGTATGCACTCCTTGTTCTCGAGAACCAGAACCACTTTCGGTGCCAAGGGCAGCGCAGCCAACTCGTCGAGTGACGCCGCGAACACCCGCGGTGCACCGGGCAGTAGGCGACGGTCGAGTACCGCGACGTCAGCAAGTGTCGGCAATGTTCGAATGCCCAGGTCGCGGCTGCCGCGGAATCCCTCGAGGAGAGATTCGAGCAGTCCGCGACGGTTACCCACCCACTTGGTGTGCACACCGGGAATCGGGAGCTGTCGAATCAGCAGTGCCGAGTGCGGGTTCTCGAGCAGCCACGTCAGCGTGGCGAGCAGGCGATCGAAATCGGTGTCGGTCAGCGTCTCCCACTTCGCGACAGTCGACGAGACGGCAAGGGCAGCGCGCGAATCCGTTGTGGATCCCAGCAACCGAGCGCGACGGTCGAGTAGCGTGCCCCACTGCGTGCCCACGCCTGCGGACCGCGCGATCTGTTCAGCGCCCCTCAACTCGATCCGAATCGGAACCTCTTGCGTTCCGTAGCTCGGCCAGCGGCGGGTGGCCCACTCCACTGTCCCGGCCCCGGCGTAATCAAGCCAGGTACGCACCCACGCTCGCGCGCCGTCGGGATCCTCGTGGACTCGATTCTCCGTCGGCGGATGCAGAGCAATCGACAGCGAATCGGATCCGGCGGCGACAGGATCTGCGAGCCAGCGTTGTCGCCGCGATCGGTATGCGGTCGACGCCTTGGCAGCGACTGCAGATATCGGAACGGGTGGTAGGTGCTTCACCGGATGCCCGCCTCCCGGGTTGCGGGCACCTCGTCTGCGACATTCCCCCGTTCGGCGTTCTCCCAATCGATGATCGCGATGTGTGAGCTGCGGCCGTCGCTGTTGCTGACTGTCGCAGCGCCTCCGATGTACTCCTCGAGGGTCTGGAGCAGTTTCAACGGGGTGGCGAGAACCATGTGAAAACCGAACTGTGCGAACACGTCCAGCGCGCGCCGCGTGTAGGCGGAGTCGGCTCGGTCGAAGGCTTCGTCGAGGATCACCGTGCCATAGCGTGGACGCTCCGCACCGTCTGGCGCCAACTGATACCGCAAGGCCGCGGCAAGACAGAAGAACACCAGCTTCTGAGCCTGTCCGCCGGACAGGCCGGAGCTGGAATCGTGATAGTTGCGCACCTCGCCGTCAGAGTCCACCTCCACTCCGACGAACCCGACGTGCAGGCGGGTGTCCAGTACCTGCCGACGCCATCGTTGATCAGCAGGTTCGCTGGAGGCGAGCCGGTCCAATACCGCAGACATGTGAGTGAAACGTTGTTCCGATGCCGGACGGTCCTCCTCCGTCCACTCGCCGCTGGTGATTCTGTTCAAGCTGTCGAGGAATTCGGCCGCAGCCGGAGAACGACGTTCACGCACATCGATCCTCAGCCATCGGTCCCGATCGAACGGTGAGCGGCGCAGTGATTCGTTCACCGGGTCGATGCGGGAACGAATCTCACCGGGCGCCCTGCGGATCGCACGCGCGAGCTCCCCGATGTTCCGAGAAGACTGGTCGTCGAGGAGCTCGAAGAACCTCTCCTCGTACCGGGGAAGCCCGTCTGCCCGCAGCCTCTGGAGCAGCGCGAGTGCGTCGTCGACGTACTCGGGTTCGGGGCGCAGGTCGCCACCACGCCCGGACCAGCCGGCCAGGTACTTCGTGAGGACGCCGATGATGCGTGCATTCGTCGTCGACAATGAGGGGCTGGAAAGTTCTCGGACAGCGAGATTTGGTTATCTCAAGCCGCCTGATTCTGCTGGAACCACGCGGACTCTACTTCGTTCGGCGTGTGGTAGTCAATTCCGGAGTGCAGACGAATCTGGTTGTACCGCAACTCGATATAGCGGGTGATATCCCTTCGAGCGTGTTCCCGGGTCGGGTATTGAGTGCGGTTCACGCGCTCATTCTTCAGGGTTCCATTGAAAGATTCCGCCCAGGCATTGTCATAGCAAGTTCCCGTGCGGCCTACCGATCGCACGATGCCGAGTTCTTGTGCCACTGAGGCGAATTCAGCGGAAAGGTACTGGCTGCCGCGGTCGCTGTGGAATATTGTTCCTTCGACCA
This genomic interval from Rhodococcus triatomae contains the following:
- a CDS encoding SIR2 family NAD-dependent protein deacylase, which produces MTSATPADIAEACRSARSVAVLTGAGMSAESGIPTFRDARTGLWERFDPTQLATPDAWLRDPSLVWAWYQWRAALVRRAAPHAGHLALARWQSGSGSDAVTVVTQNVDDLHERAGTVVAAHVHGSLFAPRCSLCEQPFDGVPELPEEPVSSLRPPRCDACGGAVRPGVVWFGEGLPPEAWEVAEHAASTADVVLVVGTSGVVYPFAALPEMARDAGAVVVEINPEQTSLSAVAHHSWRTTASAGLSALVQTLAVGADE
- a CDS encoding RHS repeat-associated core domain-containing protein, whose translation is MTQEAATVMVDDDGTREYCGSLLIRDGRTRFHYDEAGRLVRKVTTRLSRKPDVWHYRYDAFDQLVEVTTPDGARWRYTYDALGRRTGKARLAEDGGVSERTSFTWDATTLVEQNTTEATTRWVYQPGTHTPLTQTRVPLDPNDQAAVDAEFHAIVTDLVGTPTELVDPVTAEVEGRSTTSLWGVTAWAGAAATPIRFPGQYFDDETGLHYNLHRYYNPDTARYTTPDPLGLAPSPNPNSYPHNPTAWTDPLGLMPDGCEPKSNSEVRQWYNDQVSSIPELNREWTQSGIPLEQRAQMAAEIRHDARIRAREMMADPFEVEQLRARDRQVYGNPDGPTFDQLVEKSRSKGMAGDEIYNYIIGSSNRTNAEVNRRLLEGG
- a CDS encoding RNA 2'-phosphotransferase, producing the protein MAALGSRRHSGCANMTPSKTIRISKEASRLLRHCAHELSGGLDAEGWADLDDVVATIVQNLNLPAEDKHDVRLVLESEGNQRHETSGDRIRAIYGHSGSLGVHYVARKPPTDLFHASPDVNLSAILDEGLMPRSRQYVHMSTNVDMAKRRAQHHRSSLAVLVVDAEAAVRESGIEFFSPDGEIWLAKHVPAKHIRIVSSSG
- a CDS encoding DUF7660 family protein, whose product is MAEIRLDLVNSRESFVELVRNISADVARDSGAFENVSTADYLEALAAWVEDMDGRSHRFNEPAPGPDWRFFAMSLVAALDYE
- a CDS encoding Imm50 family immunity protein, producing MSWVDALADSQPIVRVYGDGIPSLVGISIHEVRFDRNASTIYLRFDLSSFPERPPVKWTAAGSNTVQLELRFSGVRSVKLEGWSSEMFADLRIERKGPSTVVAWVEPAPHMEIVAESVFVARIQAYIDSTRQRE
- a CDS encoding IS3 family transposase (programmed frameshift); the protein is MAGRKRHSAEDIVRKLRRADELAAEGKNGEEIAAALEVSAATLYNWRRQYSGMDADAAKELKELREQNSRLKRLLADAELEKDALREIAKGKILSPTAKRAAITMLTGTLQMSERFACKVVGLSRSVYRRLPLAQTPDDPDADLRAELRRYSCKHPRHGFRRAWAWLRYDQGVAVNKKKVHRLWKEEGLQVRRAPRRKRAGRSSVPVVDADAPNVVWALDFQFDSTVDGKAVKIASMVDEHTRMSLLNIVDRSITADRLIEGLEKVFAMWGGPPLVLRMDNGPEFISEALRAFCAGSVGVSYIPPGTPWNNGFIESFNNRLRDECLNRNYWPTLLEARVVIEDFKDDHNHRHRHSALGYKTPAEYAAGCTHQHQPVACEID
- a CDS encoding LLM class flavin-dependent oxidoreductase — its product is MKKIGFLSFGHWSDAPGSATRSASDSLLQAIDLSVAAEEVGVDGAYFRVHHFARQQGSPFPLLAAIGARTSRIEIGTGVIDMRYENPLYFAEDAGAADLITGGRLQLGVSRGSPEQVIEGYKYFGYVPEDGQTDADMARQHTAVMLAAVSGRKFAQPNPDPMFPNPDGPLRIEPHSPGLRERIWWGAGSRATAVWAAEQGMNLMSSTLLTEDSGVPFHVAQAEQIRAFRKAWSDAGHAREPRVSVSRSIFPLTTDLDRAYFGRDVDSADQIGHIDGGVAVFGRSFAGEPDELIAQLAGDEAIAEADTLLLTIPNQLGVEYNAHVLESVVKDVAPGLGWR
- a CDS encoding NTP pyrophosphohydrolase, with protein sequence MTADRTCSVVVVDAANVVGSRPDGWWRDRRAANERLRDALADLVHTGIADLAPPVTVVLVVEGAARGVDSTPTVQVVSASGSGDDRIVELVAELEGRRCVVVTADRELRTRVEALGADVTGPRSVLPADRSRGNNRTS